ACTCACAGTCACCAACAAGATTTTGATATTTGTGAAGCTATTTTAAAACTTAATCATTTTGGCTATTTGGGACTGATTGGCTCGAAATCTAAACGGCAACGTTTTAAACAGCGTTTAACCCTTAAAAACTTTACTGACAAAATCATCAGTCGTATCCACTGCCCAATGGGACTTGATGAAGTTCCTGGTAAACGACCTATGGAAGTAGCTGTTTCAATTGCTGGTAAAGTTATTAACCACTATCAACAGAATCAATCAAATGAAGAAGCACTGAAAGTAAAACAACAAAGTATACACTGGAAACAACTAAAGTCAGTATTGACTGATAATAACTTATAAATCAACTTAATTAAGTTATTACTAGTATTATAAGATTATGGGAGTGTAAACCGTGCAACAAAAAACAAGCTATACTCTATCAAAAATAAAGAGAGTAAAATCAAATCAGCTATCAGTGCCTTTGCCTGTTTTCACCCATGCTTCAATATTTAATGATATTATCTATACATCATGTATCCAAGGTTTTAAGCCTGGTCATTTAGAGCCCATCAGTCAAGAAGCCAGCGATCAAGCTAAACAAATTATGGAAAATTTATCACTTCTTTTAGAAGAGTCAGGTAGCAATCTGTCTAATATAATTAAAATGACATTATTTTTTACTAATCTTGATGATGATTTTCAATCTGTAAATCAAGTCATTAATAGTTATTTCCCGACAGATGCTCCCGCTAGAAGCTCTTTAGGTGTTAGCCACCTACCGAAAGACTGTAAAATTGTAATTGAGTGCATGGCTGCAGCTGCTAAGGATAACACTTTATGAGTAGCATTCCGTGCAGTATCATTGGCGCAGGTTGTATGGCCAGTACTATGGCCCACAGTTTAAGTAATAGTGGGCACTTTTCCATAAAGAAAATTTATGACCCTAATAAAGAAAAAGCTATTTTTTTTGCTAAAGAATTTCAATGTGAAGTGTCTACCTCTCTTGATAGTGCTGTGACAGGAACTAAGTGTTGCTATATTGCATCTCCGCCCGCCCATCATAAAAATGCTTTTATTATCGCCTTGCAGAAAGGTAACCATGTATTATGTGAAAAGCCTTTAGCATTAACCTCAGTACAAGCAGATGAAATACTTGCCGCATCTCAAACTGCAGCTTCTAAAGGTATTGTAACAGGAATAAATTTTCCTATGGCATTTGTTAGTGCCATTACTACTTGTAAAAATCTACTACATCAAAAGTATTTAGCTCATCTTCACAAAATAGAACTGAAGCTACATTTTCCTGTTTGGCCTAGACCGTGTACAGGTGCATCCCAGAACTCTTGGCTAAATAATAGACACGAAGGCGGCGTCATTCGCGAAATAGTGCCACATTTTATTTATGGGCTACTATATATACTTGATAAACAATTAACAATTGAAAGAGTTAACACAATAATTTCATACCCAGAAAACAAACCAAAACACTCAGAACAGAAAGTTCATGGTTTACTAGAACTTACCGACAAGACCCAAGTTCACCTTGATATATTAACAAATTTCTCTCAAGACAAAGAAAGTATCACTTTAGAATTTTTTGGCACACAAGGGTACTTAACTATCGAGAACTTTCAGTTTTTAAAAGGCCGGAAAAACCAAGAGCCACTAACCTTATTAGATGACTCTGGAGTTAAAAATCCAGAAGCATTCATGGAGAGCAAACATATTGTTGAAGCATTTAAAAAAGCCATTGATGGTGAGCCTAATAATCTTCCAAGTATAACTGAAGGTCATAAAGTTCAAAAGGTAATAGATGCTATTCACCTATCTGAAGGAAAATGGATCCAGTTATGCTAAATAAAGGCTATATTTATCTATCATTAGCTCAAATTGCTGTCGCGACTAACGTTATTCTTGGGAAGTTTTTAAGTTTTAGTCTTTCTTCATTTGTTTATGTAGGATCAAGGTTTTTTGTTAGCAGTATCATTTTCCTAATACTATTTGCAGGACAAAAACAAAAAAAAATATTAACAACTAACGGCAACAAGAAAAGTCTATTGTTACTGATTGGATACTGTTTAAGCGGTGGCTTTTTATTCAACATACTTTTTTTTGAGGGACTAAGTTCAACCAGTGCAACCTCAGCAGGCATTATTGGGAGTGTACTCCCTTGTTTCATTGCTTTTATGGCTTTTGTTTTTTTACAAGAGTCCCTTAGCTCAAAAAAAATTTTAAGCATAATATTAGCCTGCTTAGGCATTTTAATTTTAAACACTGGTTTTAACAATAATTTTTCATTAACTTTCAATAGAGGAGATATTTTTATACTCATCGCAATGATTCCACAAGCGATATATAGCATTATAAGCAGAAAAGCCAGAGGCCAATTTCATATCATCACAGCAGCACTCATGTTAAATATTTCCGCACTCATCTTATTTTTCCCTATCAACTTTAAAATACTAGAAAATGACCAAACCCAATTAAATGCCTTACTCGACACATTTAATATAACGCTAATTTTCTTTAGCGGCGTATGCAGTTTTTTGTTTTTTTATTTATGGACACTTGGACTTCAAAAGGTAGAAGCTTCTATAGCTGCCATTTTTGGAAGTATTTTTCCGCTTTTCACAACAATACTCGCAGTTACGTTTTTAGAAGAAACGCTAAGTATTTCAGATACTATAGCAATGGCCTTGATCATTAGTTCAATATTACTTGGCGCACAGTCTGCCACTAAAAACACTAAAGTATAGTCATTTTCTAATAACTGATCAAATAAAAAATAAGTAACACACAAGAATATTATTTTTCAAAAAGACTTACTAACCGTTGTGATGGAGAAATTTTTATGAGTCAGATAACCACCCATGTATTGAACACTACTCTTGGCCAACCAGCCTTTAATGTATCCATCAGTTTAAGTTGGCAAACAGGTGATGGCTGGGAAATGTTAGCACAGGGAAAAACCAATCATGATGGCCGTATTCAAGACTTATTAGACCCCGATCAAGTCTTAGCTGAAGGAACTTACAGAATGCACTTTGATACTCAAAGTTATTTTGAACAACAGGGAATTACTGCCTTTTATCCTTACGTAGACATTGTGTTTTGTATTAGAGGGAATGGAGAACATTATCATATTCCCTTACTACTAACTGCCCATAGCTATACCACTTACCGTGGTAGTTAATACACAACGTTAGCCGCTTATTTTGATTAAAGTGGCTGAAAATATAAAGTATAAAAGTGAACTAGTGATAACAAAATAATGGAAACATATATAACTGAATGGCTTAATTTATTGCTGCGATTTTTACACGTCATTACTGGTATTGCCTGGATAGGTGCCTCTTTTTATTTTATTTGGCTAGATAATCACTTGGAAAAACCGCCTCAATGGAAAGCTGATCAAGGGATTAAAGGTGATTTGTGGGCCATTCATGGTGGCGGTTTTTATGAAGTGGCTAAATATCAGCTGGCACCTCCCCAAATACCGTCCACCCTACACTGGTTTAAGTGGGAAGCTTACTCCACCTGGATCACAGGCTTCTTTTTATTGACACTGATGTATTACGTCGGGGCGGAAGTTTATTTGATTGATAAACGAGTCGCCGACTTAAATCAGTGGCAAGCCATTAGTATTGGCTTAACGGTAATCTTTGGTGGCTGGTTGTGTTATGACGTATTATGTAATACCAAACTAGCAAAGCATGGTGCAATTTTAGGTATTATATTACTCACCTTAGCCACTGCCATTGCTTACTTGTTAACCCATATCTTCAGTGCCCGCGGGGCTTATATCCATATGGGAGCAGTTATTGGCACAATCATGGTGGGGAATGTGTTCCGTGTTATTATTCCCTCGCAAAAAGCCCTAGTTGACGCAGTGAAAGTAGGTGGAAGGCCTGACCCCAAATTGGCGACTAACGCTAAATTACGTTCAACTCATAATACCTACACTACCCTACCACTGATTTTTATTATGATCAGTAATCACTATCCAATGACTTATAATCATTCATTTAACTGGGCTGTTTTAATTGCTATTATTATCATTACTGCATTGGGCAGACAGTATTTCGTATTACGTCATACGGGTATTCACAAGCCCAGTATTCTGGTTGGCGCTGGAGCTGCCACGGTAGTACTTGCCTTAGCTATTATCCCTTCCCACCTTATTTATTCTCAATCAACAAGTGCTATCGAGCAAACAAACATAGTAGAAAATCAAACGGCAGAGACAGATAAATCTGTTGATATCACTCATGTTGAGGAAGTAATAAAAAATCGATGCAGCAGCTGCCATTCACACAACCCAACGGATGATGTATTTCAAGTGGCACCAGCTGGGGTGCTACTTGATAATATTTTGGTGATGCAACAATGGGCACCTCGCATTAAAGCCAGAGCAATTGACTCTGAAGATATGCCCTTGATGAATAAAACAGGGATGACAAAATCAGAAAGGGAATTAATTTCCCGATGGATTGAGCTAGGCTCACCTAACAGTTAATGAAATGACTAGCTTTTTTGCAAACTAACTACACTATCAGCAGTTGTCTGGCTAGAGCGAATGGTTTTAGCCAGTACAACACCTCCTATTGTAATCATTAATGAGCCTATAACTGCAACTGGTTCTGGAATTTCCCCAAATATCAAAAAACCAATCCCCCCAGCAAAAACTATTCCACAGTAATTTACTGGCGCCACCAGTGATGCTTCAGCACATCGATAGGCTTGCACCGTACAATGTTGTGCAGCAATTGCGATCGGTCCAAGCAACATAAGTCCAATTTGCTCAATCACAGTAACAGATTGCCAACTTGCTACTCCAGGAAAAGCAAAAATAACAATACCTAGTCCATTAATATAAAACAGCATGGTTAAAGGAGATTCTTGGCTAGCCAACAACTTGATGAAAATCATTTCTGCTGCAACAAGACATGCTCCAAGTAAAGCCATGCCTACTGACAAATTAATAAAGAAAATACTAGATGTATATTTTTGCTGACCATGGACAATTAGGAAAGCCCCTAATGCACAGCAGGCAATAGCAACCCAACGAATAGGTGAAACCGTTTCACCTAATAGTAATACAGCAAAGAGCACAATAAACATATTTTGAGTGAGACTAATTGCAGTTACATCAGCTAATGGTATATTCATTGCCGCAAATAACAGACATGTGATACCACCTATACCTGATACTGCACGTGCCATATGTAAGAAAAGACAGGATGTAGTGAGTGTTTCTCGAAAACTTAATCTTTTATTCAATGTTATCATCGCAAAGAGAATTACAAAACCACTCAAATAACGCATAAAAACAAT
This genomic interval from Spartinivicinus ruber contains the following:
- a CDS encoding Rid family hydrolase → MQQKTSYTLSKIKRVKSNQLSVPLPVFTHASIFNDIIYTSCIQGFKPGHLEPISQEASDQAKQIMENLSLLLEESGSNLSNIIKMTLFFTNLDDDFQSVNQVINSYFPTDAPARSSLGVSHLPKDCKIVIECMAAAAKDNTL
- a CDS encoding Gfo/Idh/MocA family protein, yielding MSSIPCSIIGAGCMASTMAHSLSNSGHFSIKKIYDPNKEKAIFFAKEFQCEVSTSLDSAVTGTKCCYIASPPAHHKNAFIIALQKGNHVLCEKPLALTSVQADEILAASQTAASKGIVTGINFPMAFVSAITTCKNLLHQKYLAHLHKIELKLHFPVWPRPCTGASQNSWLNNRHEGGVIREIVPHFIYGLLYILDKQLTIERVNTIISYPENKPKHSEQKVHGLLELTDKTQVHLDILTNFSQDKESITLEFFGTQGYLTIENFQFLKGRKNQEPLTLLDDSGVKNPEAFMESKHIVEAFKKAIDGEPNNLPSITEGHKVQKVIDAIHLSEGKWIQLC
- a CDS encoding DMT family transporter; translation: MLNKGYIYLSLAQIAVATNVILGKFLSFSLSSFVYVGSRFFVSSIIFLILFAGQKQKKILTTNGNKKSLLLLIGYCLSGGFLFNILFFEGLSSTSATSAGIIGSVLPCFIAFMAFVFLQESLSSKKILSIILACLGILILNTGFNNNFSLTFNRGDIFILIAMIPQAIYSIISRKARGQFHIITAALMLNISALILFFPINFKILENDQTQLNALLDTFNITLIFFSGVCSFLFFYLWTLGLQKVEASIAAIFGSIFPLFTTILAVTFLEETLSISDTIAMALIISSILLGAQSATKNTKV
- the uraH gene encoding hydroxyisourate hydrolase, yielding MSQITTHVLNTTLGQPAFNVSISLSWQTGDGWEMLAQGKTNHDGRIQDLLDPDQVLAEGTYRMHFDTQSYFEQQGITAFYPYVDIVFCIRGNGEHYHIPLLLTAHSYTTYRGS
- a CDS encoding urate hydroxylase PuuD: METYITEWLNLLLRFLHVITGIAWIGASFYFIWLDNHLEKPPQWKADQGIKGDLWAIHGGGFYEVAKYQLAPPQIPSTLHWFKWEAYSTWITGFFLLTLMYYVGAEVYLIDKRVADLNQWQAISIGLTVIFGGWLCYDVLCNTKLAKHGAILGIILLTLATAIAYLLTHIFSARGAYIHMGAVIGTIMVGNVFRVIIPSQKALVDAVKVGGRPDPKLATNAKLRSTHNTYTTLPLIFIMISNHYPMTYNHSFNWAVLIAIIIITALGRQYFVLRHTGIHKPSILVGAGAATVVLALAIIPSHLIYSQSTSAIEQTNIVENQTAETDKSVDITHVEEVIKNRCSSCHSHNPTDDVFQVAPAGVLLDNILVMQQWAPRIKARAIDSEDMPLMNKTGMTKSERELISRWIELGSPNS
- a CDS encoding DMT family transporter encodes the protein MYWWYKKELVGVGWMLVAAFLASLVLASGKLTRTDIPVFQIVFMRYLSGFVILFAMITLNKRLSFRETLTTSCLFLHMARAVSGIGGITCLLFAAMNIPLADVTAISLTQNMFIVLFAVLLLGETVSPIRWVAIACCALGAFLIVHGQQKYTSSIFFINLSVGMALLGACLVAAEMIFIKLLASQESPLTMLFYINGLGIVIFAFPGVASWQSVTVIEQIGLMLLGPIAIAAQHCTVQAYRCAEASLVAPVNYCGIVFAGGIGFLIFGEIPEPVAVIGSLMITIGGVVLAKTIRSSQTTADSVVSLQKS